Proteins from a single region of Gemmatirosa kalamazoonensis:
- the tssC gene encoding type VI secretion system contractile sheath large subunit — translation MAETQANAQAASYTADTESLGLLDQIVEQGKLGRDAQTKERGKDLVKRFVAEVLEGQMTIARDTEAMINARIAQIDHLLSLQLNEVLHHPEFQKLEASWRGLKYLLGQSETGTMLKIKILNVSKKDLLKDLERASEFDQSALFKKVYEEEYGVFGGTPFGALVGDYFFDKTGQDMALLEKISNVAAAAHAPFISAASSTMFNLESYSQLDQPRDLAKIFDSTEYAKWKAFRETEDSRYVALTGPRILVREPYGSATVPIEAFNYEERVDGTEHDKYLWGNAAYAMAANINKAFAMYGWCASIRGVESGGLVEGLPVHNFRTEAGEIVMKCPTEVQITDRREKELADLGFAPLVHQKGTPNAAFFSVQSCQKPKVYDKPNATASARLSAQLPYIFATSRFAHYLKVMMRDKIGGFTSRVLIQDFLNRWIQNYIALPDAPAGIKAKYPLSEARVDVVEVPGKPGVYRAVAFLKPHFQLDELAVSMRLVAELPPPAA, via the coding sequence ATGGCTGAGACCCAGGCGAACGCCCAGGCGGCGAGCTACACCGCGGACACCGAGTCGCTCGGTCTCCTCGACCAGATCGTCGAGCAGGGGAAGCTCGGCCGCGACGCGCAGACGAAGGAGCGCGGCAAGGACCTCGTGAAGCGCTTCGTCGCCGAGGTCCTCGAGGGGCAGATGACCATCGCGCGCGACACCGAGGCGATGATCAACGCCCGCATCGCGCAGATCGATCACCTGCTGTCGCTGCAGCTGAACGAGGTCCTGCACCATCCCGAGTTCCAGAAGCTCGAGGCGTCGTGGCGGGGCCTGAAGTATCTGCTCGGGCAGAGCGAGACGGGCACGATGCTGAAGATCAAGATCCTCAACGTCTCGAAGAAGGATCTGCTGAAGGATCTCGAGCGGGCATCGGAGTTCGACCAGAGCGCGCTGTTCAAGAAGGTCTACGAGGAGGAGTACGGCGTCTTCGGCGGCACGCCGTTCGGCGCGCTCGTCGGCGACTACTTCTTCGACAAGACCGGCCAGGACATGGCGCTCCTGGAGAAGATCTCCAACGTCGCCGCGGCGGCGCACGCGCCGTTCATCAGCGCGGCCTCGTCGACCATGTTCAACCTGGAGAGCTACTCGCAGCTCGACCAGCCGCGCGATCTCGCGAAGATCTTCGACAGCACCGAGTACGCGAAGTGGAAGGCGTTCCGGGAGACGGAGGACTCGCGCTACGTGGCGCTGACCGGCCCGCGCATCCTGGTGCGTGAGCCGTACGGGAGCGCGACGGTGCCGATCGAGGCGTTCAACTACGAGGAGCGCGTCGACGGCACGGAGCACGACAAGTACCTGTGGGGGAACGCCGCCTACGCGATGGCCGCGAACATCAACAAGGCGTTCGCGATGTACGGGTGGTGCGCCTCCATCCGCGGCGTGGAGAGTGGCGGTCTCGTGGAGGGGCTGCCGGTGCACAACTTCCGCACCGAAGCGGGCGAGATCGTGATGAAGTGCCCGACGGAGGTGCAGATCACCGACCGCCGCGAGAAGGAGCTCGCGGACCTCGGCTTCGCGCCGCTCGTGCACCAGAAGGGGACGCCGAACGCGGCCTTCTTCAGCGTGCAGTCGTGCCAGAAGCCGAAGGTCTACGACAAGCCCAATGCGACGGCGAGCGCGCGGCTCTCGGCCCAGCTGCCGTACATCTTCGCGACGTCGCGCTTCGCGCACTACCTGAAGGTCATGATGCGCGACAAGATCGGCGGCTTCACGTCCCGGGTGCTCATCCAGGACTTCCTGAACCGCTGGATCCAGAACTACATCGCGCTCCCCGACGCGCCGGCGGGCATCAAGGCGAAGTACCCGCTGAGCGAGGCGCGTGTGGACGTGGTCGAGGTGCCCGGCAAGCCGGGCGTGTATCGCGCGGTCGCGTTCCTCAAGCCGCACTTCCAGCTCGACGAGCTGGCCGTGTCGATGCGGCTCGTCGCCGAGCTGCCGCCGCCGGCTGCCTAA
- the tssB gene encoding type VI secretion system contractile sheath small subunit: MPESTQKKLERVRPPRIQISYEVETGGAIEMKELPFLMGVLGDFTGHATEPLPKLKERKFVEVTPDNFDDVLASMKPHLAFSVENKLSEESDAPNLKVDLNFRSLDDFSPDAVAKQVPALNKLLELRGELANLRANLQTNEKLDEVLQATLGDADKMAKLRTELGLEGNTNG, encoded by the coding sequence ATGCCTGAAAGCACCCAGAAGAAGCTCGAACGCGTCCGCCCGCCGCGCATCCAGATCTCGTACGAGGTGGAGACCGGCGGCGCCATCGAGATGAAGGAGCTCCCGTTCCTCATGGGTGTCCTCGGCGACTTCACCGGACACGCCACGGAGCCGCTGCCGAAGCTGAAGGAGCGGAAGTTCGTCGAGGTGACGCCGGACAACTTCGACGACGTGCTGGCGAGCATGAAGCCGCACCTCGCGTTCTCGGTGGAGAACAAGCTGAGCGAGGAGTCGGACGCGCCGAACCTCAAGGTGGACCTCAACTTCCGCAGCCTCGACGACTTCTCGCCGGACGCCGTCGCGAAGCAGGTGCCGGCGCTGAACAAGCTCCTCGAGCTGCGCGGCGAGCTCGCGAACCTGCGGGCGAACCTGCAGACGAACGAGAAGCTCGACGAGGTGCTGCAGGCCACGCTGGGCGACGCGGACAAGATGGCCAAGCTCCGCACGGAGCTCGGGCTGGAGGGCAACACCAATGGCTGA
- the tssK gene encoding type VI secretion system baseplate subunit TssK: protein MASLHPVLWTKGTLLTPQHLQAQDRYLDELLRLQLGAFTFCPWGFSRLEFDREALAGGTVVLRAATGRFPDGLMFDAPASDPPPPPRALDVAWAQDQRALLVSLGVPEYRPGARNVAVREALGTGAAATARWRAEELLTRDETTGMAERPIQVARPNLRLLFAGETAEGYTAMPVARLLRSPAGEVTLDPSFVPPLLDVSASPALTGIARRVVERVAAKASALGGARRQRSLGLADFSVTDVAAFWLLYTLNTHLPVLRHLQEVRGGHPSDLWEAMLALTGALTTFAPTPPPLPTYDHARLGESFAALEARLLELLETAVPETAVSLPLRPVRPSVQAVALEQEKWLSAPQWYLAVRSPLRQADVVPRVLHGCKVGSADVVDTLIRQALPGLELAHVAQPPGGVPVKLDFLYFAIRRAGPAWDAVARARNLAVYVPTELGEARFELVIVLR from the coding sequence ATGGCCTCCCTCCACCCGGTGCTCTGGACGAAGGGCACGCTCCTGACGCCGCAGCACCTGCAGGCGCAGGACCGCTACCTCGACGAGCTGCTGCGCCTCCAGCTCGGCGCGTTCACGTTCTGCCCGTGGGGCTTCTCGCGACTCGAGTTCGACCGCGAGGCGCTCGCCGGCGGCACCGTCGTGCTGCGCGCGGCGACGGGGCGCTTCCCGGACGGGCTGATGTTCGACGCGCCGGCGAGCGATCCGCCGCCGCCCCCACGCGCGCTCGACGTCGCGTGGGCGCAGGACCAGCGCGCGCTGCTCGTGTCGCTCGGCGTGCCGGAGTACCGGCCGGGCGCGCGCAACGTCGCGGTGCGCGAGGCGTTAGGCACCGGCGCCGCCGCGACGGCGCGGTGGCGCGCCGAGGAGCTGCTGACGCGCGACGAGACGACGGGGATGGCGGAGCGGCCGATCCAGGTCGCGCGCCCCAATCTGCGGCTGCTGTTCGCCGGCGAGACGGCCGAGGGCTACACGGCGATGCCGGTCGCGCGGCTGCTCCGCTCCCCGGCGGGCGAGGTCACGCTCGATCCGTCGTTCGTGCCGCCGCTGCTCGACGTCTCGGCGAGTCCCGCGCTCACCGGCATCGCGCGCCGCGTCGTGGAGCGCGTGGCGGCGAAGGCGAGCGCGCTCGGCGGCGCGCGTCGGCAGCGGAGCCTGGGGCTCGCCGACTTCTCGGTCACCGACGTGGCGGCGTTCTGGCTGCTGTACACGCTGAACACGCACCTGCCGGTGCTGCGCCATCTGCAGGAGGTGCGCGGCGGGCATCCGTCGGATCTGTGGGAGGCGATGCTCGCGCTCACCGGCGCGCTGACGACGTTCGCGCCGACGCCGCCGCCGCTGCCGACGTACGACCACGCGCGACTCGGCGAGAGCTTCGCGGCGCTCGAGGCGCGGCTGCTCGAGCTGCTGGAGACGGCGGTGCCGGAGACCGCGGTGTCGCTGCCCCTGCGGCCGGTGCGGCCGAGCGTGCAGGCCGTGGCGCTCGAGCAGGAGAAGTGGCTCAGCGCGCCGCAGTGGTACCTCGCGGTGCGCTCGCCGCTGCGACAGGCGGACGTCGTGCCGCGCGTGCTGCACGGCTGCAAGGTGGGATCGGCGGACGTCGTGGACACGCTGATCCGACAGGCGCTGCCGGGGCTCGAGCTGGCGCACGTCGCGCAGCCGCCGGGGGGCGTGCCGGTGAAGCTCGACTTCCTGTACTTCGCGATACGCCGCGCGGGGCCGGCATGGGACGCCGTGGCGCGGGCGCGCAACCTCGCGGTGTACGTGCCGACGGAGCTCGGCGAGGCGCGGTTCGAGCTGGTGATCGTGCTGCGTTAG
- a CDS encoding efflux RND transporter permease subunit, which translates to MNPIRAALRHRQVVLVLIAFVTMLGIHALLEMPRREDPKITIRSGLVLASYPGATAEQVEAQVTRRIEQKLFQYAEVRKAKTYSTSRAGGVVVNVALEESVQNPEQFWAQLRHDMNELRQRELPPGVQGPIVNSNFGDVVAVLLAVRGDRYTSRELTDFLDRIEDHLRTIPEVSKIRRYGEQREQLQITASAGRLAQYGVTAASVINTLQQRNGVVEGGAVKAEGSRVAMRPTGLFSTEQDLRHMLVGTGPFGQPVRLGDFANVERRFEDPEFLVRVNGGDAVLMSIEMQEGKNVVEFGEAIRHTIGDLRATLPPDIAIDLIADQPSMVQERVVDFGREFSIAIVSVVLVTILLLPFRVAAIAAVAIPVTVAVTLAVLSAIGVELHQISFAGLVVALGMVVDDAIVIADNYVEQLDHGVARSEAAWKCASDLAVPVLAATLTIVASFLPLAILLPGTTGEFMRPLPITVTVALLSSYAVAMLLTPVLCLAFIKTGLRPGLGTRDSGLGSPQPRVPSSQSRVPSPVWFNPLDAMQAGYERVMAWAMPRRWTTVAVGAASVVVAVVLLGRIPQRYFPFAERDQFVIDVWLPEGARIEATDATMRKLERELARIKDVRTYAAFVGAGSPRFYYNVNPEATTANYGQFVVNTTSAEETPALVQSLRARLTAAAPEARVQLKELQQGASFPSPIEVRLTGDDLHALRAWGDSVQRILEMTPHTQYVVSDWREASYGLAVDLREDIATRLGFTESDVARQLATGFEGEPVSTFWEGRRKIDIVARLDERETARFDDVLSTYVRSSTTGVRVPVRQIADVRAEWQPSRVVRRNGMRTITLGAYTTYGVLPSEVLAKVQPQVAALALPKGIEVSYGGEIEASNESAAQMVGALLAGLGGIFLILLFQFRQTKFALLIMVSIPLSLFGSVLGLLVTRNPFGFTAQLGMIALTGVVVRNAIILVDCINERRAHGESLEEAALDAGRRRLRPIFLTTMAAAVGVLPMIVSGSTMWSPLASVLAVGLICSMVFTLVVVPVLYVLVERRAERRALGASGAVPARPLAGAAATAVALLFAPTARAQEAASSASSASATLPAPKHLTLDEAIALALRSGTAARMADAHVREMQAARRAARADWFPRLSTEATYLHGNGHSSIEIPAGVLGRDGTGQPIPSTTGVIEQGGARTFYMTSTVAQPLTQLVKVRQSEKLAGAREREAEGDRARIAADVALSVQRLYLGLVVARGQLAAADASLAARAAQLDDATHAVQVGLSLPARAAGARASLRQAEYERGQLVDQAEDLAQQLVETLGLPLDTPLELETPRFASADRASLPALAELTARALAENGEVIAAEAQVEQARRGVAIARADYLPEVTLTASQSYQDAVAFLPHNNRVVGVKASFTGFDFGRRRATTQERTAQAARATENVRRVRDRIATDVARAYRKAQRAEEGLDAARAALEARTDAARIASSESGAGMALVAATREATANRSQAESQVLQAEVGVMLARAELARAVGRVMP; encoded by the coding sequence ATGAATCCGATTCGCGCGGCGTTGCGCCACCGGCAGGTCGTGCTGGTGCTCATCGCCTTCGTCACCATGCTCGGCATCCACGCGCTGCTCGAGATGCCGCGGCGTGAAGATCCCAAGATCACCATCCGCTCGGGCCTCGTGCTCGCGAGCTACCCCGGCGCGACCGCCGAGCAGGTCGAGGCGCAGGTCACCCGGCGCATCGAGCAGAAGCTCTTCCAGTACGCCGAGGTGCGGAAGGCGAAGACGTACTCCACCTCGCGCGCCGGCGGCGTCGTCGTGAACGTCGCGCTCGAGGAGTCGGTGCAGAACCCCGAGCAGTTCTGGGCGCAGCTCCGTCACGACATGAACGAGCTGCGGCAGCGCGAGCTCCCGCCGGGCGTCCAGGGCCCGATCGTCAACTCCAACTTCGGCGACGTCGTCGCCGTGCTGCTCGCCGTGCGCGGCGACCGCTACACGTCGCGCGAGCTCACCGACTTCCTCGATCGCATCGAGGACCATCTGCGCACGATCCCGGAGGTCTCGAAGATCCGGCGCTACGGCGAGCAGCGCGAGCAGCTCCAGATCACGGCGTCGGCCGGCCGGCTCGCGCAGTACGGCGTAACCGCGGCGAGCGTGATCAACACGCTGCAGCAGCGCAACGGCGTCGTGGAAGGCGGCGCCGTGAAGGCCGAGGGCTCGCGCGTCGCCATGCGCCCCACCGGGCTGTTCTCCACCGAGCAGGATCTTCGCCACATGCTCGTCGGCACGGGTCCGTTCGGCCAGCCGGTGCGGCTCGGCGACTTCGCGAACGTCGAGCGCCGCTTCGAGGATCCGGAGTTCCTCGTGCGCGTGAACGGCGGCGACGCCGTGCTCATGTCGATCGAGATGCAGGAAGGGAAGAACGTCGTCGAGTTCGGGGAGGCGATCCGCCACACCATCGGCGACCTGCGCGCCACGCTGCCCCCCGACATCGCGATCGACCTCATCGCCGATCAGCCGTCGATGGTGCAGGAGCGCGTCGTCGACTTCGGGCGTGAGTTCAGCATCGCGATCGTGTCGGTCGTGCTCGTGACGATTCTGCTGCTGCCGTTCCGCGTCGCCGCGATCGCGGCCGTCGCCATCCCGGTCACCGTGGCCGTCACGCTCGCCGTGCTGTCGGCGATCGGCGTGGAGCTGCACCAGATCTCGTTCGCCGGGCTCGTGGTGGCGTTGGGCATGGTCGTGGACGACGCGATCGTCATCGCCGACAACTACGTCGAGCAGCTCGATCACGGCGTGGCGCGGTCGGAGGCGGCGTGGAAGTGCGCGTCGGATCTCGCCGTGCCGGTGCTCGCCGCGACGCTCACCATCGTCGCGTCGTTCCTCCCGCTCGCCATCCTGCTCCCCGGCACGACGGGCGAGTTCATGCGCCCGCTGCCGATCACCGTCACGGTCGCGCTGCTCTCGTCGTACGCCGTCGCCATGCTGCTCACGCCCGTGCTCTGCCTCGCGTTCATCAAGACGGGGCTGAGGCCGGGACTGGGGACTCGGGACTCGGGACTCGGGAGTCCGCAGCCCCGAGTCCCCAGTTCCCAGTCCCGAGTCCCCAGTCCCGTGTGGTTCAATCCACTCGACGCCATGCAGGCCGGCTACGAGCGCGTGATGGCGTGGGCGATGCCCCGCCGCTGGACCACCGTCGCGGTCGGCGCCGCGAGCGTCGTCGTCGCGGTCGTGCTGCTCGGCCGCATCCCGCAGCGCTACTTCCCGTTCGCCGAGCGCGACCAGTTCGTGATCGACGTGTGGCTCCCCGAGGGCGCGCGCATCGAGGCGACCGATGCCACGATGCGGAAGCTCGAGCGCGAGCTCGCGCGCATCAAGGACGTGCGCACGTACGCCGCGTTCGTCGGCGCGGGCTCGCCGCGCTTCTACTACAACGTGAACCCCGAGGCCACCACCGCGAACTACGGCCAGTTCGTCGTCAACACGACGAGCGCCGAGGAGACGCCCGCGCTCGTGCAGTCGCTGCGCGCGCGGCTCACCGCGGCCGCGCCGGAGGCACGCGTCCAGCTCAAGGAGCTGCAGCAGGGCGCGAGCTTCCCGTCGCCGATCGAGGTGCGCCTCACGGGCGACGACCTGCACGCGCTGCGCGCGTGGGGCGACAGCGTGCAGCGCATCCTCGAGATGACGCCGCACACGCAGTACGTCGTCTCCGACTGGCGCGAGGCGAGCTACGGCCTCGCCGTCGACCTGCGCGAGGACATCGCCACGCGGCTCGGCTTCACCGAGTCCGACGTCGCGCGCCAGCTCGCGACCGGCTTCGAGGGCGAGCCGGTGAGCACGTTCTGGGAGGGACGGCGGAAGATCGACATCGTCGCGCGGCTCGACGAGCGCGAGACGGCGCGGTTCGACGACGTGCTGTCGACGTACGTGCGCTCGTCCACCACCGGCGTGCGGGTGCCGGTGCGGCAGATCGCCGACGTGCGCGCCGAGTGGCAGCCGAGCCGCGTCGTGCGCCGCAACGGCATGCGCACCATCACGCTCGGCGCGTACACCACGTACGGCGTGCTGCCGTCCGAGGTGCTCGCGAAGGTGCAGCCGCAGGTCGCCGCCCTCGCGCTCCCGAAGGGGATCGAGGTGTCGTACGGCGGTGAGATCGAGGCGTCGAACGAGAGCGCCGCGCAGATGGTCGGCGCGCTGCTCGCGGGGCTCGGCGGCATCTTTCTCATCCTGCTGTTCCAGTTCCGGCAGACGAAGTTCGCGCTGCTCATCATGGTGTCGATCCCGCTGTCGCTGTTCGGCAGCGTGCTCGGGCTCCTCGTCACGCGCAACCCGTTCGGCTTCACCGCGCAGCTGGGCATGATCGCGCTCACCGGCGTGGTGGTGCGGAACGCCATCATCCTCGTGGACTGCATCAACGAGCGGCGCGCGCACGGCGAGTCGCTGGAGGAGGCCGCGCTCGACGCCGGGCGGCGCCGGCTGCGTCCGATCTTCCTCACGACCATGGCCGCCGCCGTCGGCGTGCTCCCGATGATCGTGTCCGGCTCCACGATGTGGTCGCCGCTCGCGAGCGTGCTCGCGGTGGGGCTCATCTGCTCGATGGTGTTCACGCTCGTCGTCGTGCCGGTGCTCTACGTGCTCGTGGAGCGCCGCGCCGAGCGCCGCGCGTTAGGCGCGAGTGGCGCGGTGCCGGCGCGCCCGCTCGCCGGCGCCGCCGCGACGGCCGTGGCGCTGCTGTTCGCGCCGACCGCGCGCGCGCAGGAAGCTGCGTCGTCGGCATCGTCGGCATCGGCGACGTTGCCGGCGCCGAAGCATCTGACGCTCGACGAGGCGATCGCGCTCGCGCTCCGCAGCGGGACGGCGGCGCGCATGGCCGACGCGCACGTGCGGGAGATGCAGGCCGCGCGGCGGGCCGCGCGCGCCGACTGGTTCCCGCGGCTGTCCACCGAGGCGACGTACCTGCACGGCAACGGGCACTCGTCGATCGAGATCCCGGCCGGCGTGCTCGGACGCGACGGCACCGGTCAGCCGATCCCGAGCACCACGGGCGTGATCGAGCAGGGCGGCGCGCGCACGTTCTACATGACGTCCACGGTCGCGCAGCCGCTGACGCAGCTCGTGAAGGTGCGGCAGTCGGAGAAGCTCGCCGGTGCGCGCGAGCGCGAGGCCGAGGGCGACCGCGCGCGCATCGCGGCCGACGTCGCGCTCAGCGTGCAGCGGCTCTACCTCGGCCTCGTCGTCGCGCGCGGGCAGCTCGCCGCCGCCGACGCGAGCCTCGCCGCGCGCGCCGCGCAGCTCGACGACGCGACGCACGCGGTGCAGGTCGGGCTGTCGCTCCCCGCGCGCGCGGCCGGTGCCCGGGCGTCGCTGCGGCAGGCGGAGTATGAGCGCGGTCAGCTCGTCGACCAGGCGGAGGATCTCGCCCAGCAGCTCGTCGAGACGCTCGGCCTCCCGCTCGACACGCCGCTGGAGCTGGAGACGCCGCGGTTCGCGAGCGCGGATCGCGCGTCCCTCCCCGCGCTCGCCGAGCTCACGGCGCGCGCGCTCGCCGAGAACGGCGAGGTCATCGCCGCCGAAGCGCAGGTGGAGCAGGCGCGCCGCGGCGTCGCGATCGCCCGCGCCGACTACCTGCCGGAGGTGACGCTCACCGCGTCGCAGAGCTATCAGGACGCGGTCGCGTTCCTGCCGCACAACAACAGGGTCGTCGGCGTGAAGGCGAGCTTCACCGGCTTCGACTTCGGCCGCCGCCGCGCCACGACGCAGGAGCGCACGGCGCAGGCCGCGCGCGCGACGGAGAACGTGCGCCGCGTGCGCGACCGCATCGCGACCGACGTGGCCCGCGCGTACCGCAAGGCGCAGCGCGCGGAAGAGGGACTCGACGCCGCGCGCGCCGCTCTCGAGGCCCGCACCGACGCGGCGCGCATCGCGTCGAGCGAGAGCGGCGCGGGCATGGCGCTCGTCGCCGCGACCCGTGAAGCCACGGCGAACCGCTCCCAGGCCGAGTCGCAGGTGCTGCAGGCCGAAGTCGGCGTCATGCTCGCGCGCGCCGAGCTGGCCCGCGCGGTCGGGAGGGTGATGCCATGA
- a CDS encoding efflux RND transporter periplasmic adaptor subunit, which produces MPNVHRLLAAVALAACGGSACSSADARDTRAPQSAPLRAVEVQPVRAVDETSAIPASGILEATRTIDIAFQIPGKVTAVVTDEGAEIREGALVAAVDSTDTKLSLERARISLQRNAEELVRLRALHASGSLAPNDLEKATAAEQTAVVNVAQAQKQLRDARLYSPISGVVARRAIDPGETAAPGVPVFTIAQLDPMELRVGIPEADVGSVRVGQRATVTVPALGGRELTGRVTLVGVTADPTTRTYTTKITLPNADRALRVGMVAEARIAGSTRVRALTIPGGAIVRDAEGATLAFVLDGASATVHARRVEIGAPRGLSVEILSGLREGDLVVVGGQHDIRDGMKVRATRQEGS; this is translated from the coding sequence ATGCCTAACGTCCATCGCTTGCTCGCCGCCGTCGCCCTCGCCGCATGCGGCGGCTCCGCCTGCAGCAGCGCCGACGCGCGCGACACACGCGCGCCGCAGTCCGCGCCGCTGCGCGCCGTGGAGGTCCAGCCCGTTCGCGCCGTCGACGAGACGAGCGCCATTCCCGCCAGCGGGATCCTGGAGGCGACGCGCACCATCGACATCGCCTTTCAGATCCCGGGCAAGGTCACCGCCGTCGTCACCGACGAGGGAGCCGAGATCCGCGAGGGCGCGCTCGTCGCCGCCGTGGACTCCACGGACACGAAGCTCTCGCTCGAGCGCGCCCGCATCTCGCTCCAGCGCAACGCCGAGGAGCTGGTCCGGCTGCGCGCGCTGCACGCGTCCGGCAGCCTCGCGCCGAACGATCTCGAGAAGGCGACGGCCGCCGAGCAGACGGCGGTCGTGAACGTCGCGCAGGCGCAGAAGCAGCTCCGCGACGCGCGGCTGTACTCGCCGATCTCCGGCGTCGTCGCGCGGCGCGCGATCGACCCGGGCGAGACCGCGGCGCCGGGCGTCCCGGTGTTCACGATCGCGCAGCTCGATCCGATGGAGCTGCGCGTCGGCATCCCCGAGGCCGACGTCGGGTCGGTGCGGGTCGGCCAGCGGGCGACGGTCACCGTGCCCGCGCTCGGTGGGCGCGAGCTGACGGGGCGCGTGACGCTCGTCGGCGTCACGGCCGACCCGACGACGCGCACGTACACGACGAAGATCACGCTGCCTAACGCCGACCGCGCGCTTCGCGTCGGCATGGTGGCCGAGGCGCGCATCGCCGGCAGCACGCGCGTGCGCGCGCTCACCATCCCCGGCGGCGCCATCGTGCGCGACGCCGAGGGTGCCACGCTGGCCTTCGTGCTCGACGGCGCGTCGGCCACGGTCCACGCGCGCCGCGTCGAGATCGGCGCGCCGCGCGGTCTCTCCGTCGAGATCCTCAGCGGCCTGCGCGAGGGCGACCTCGTCGTCGTCGGCGGGCAGCACGACATCCGGGACGGCATGAAGGTGCGCGCCACGCGCCAGGAGGGCTCATGA
- a CDS encoding TetR/AcrR family transcriptional regulator, with amino-acid sequence MTDTFSPRTLGDPLPDDARASRIIAAAIETFGARGYTDTTLADIARRAHVSTSTLQLHFSSKDELFRETVRSLMLASLTATDDESTNVLAGATVADAVRAVARRYWRSMERPELVAILRLVVAELPRFPELATLHAVEALERQVHALERLIERGVVRGELRPVDVRAAARTIVATLAAHALWFAYPGIYAGLTGPDRDRAAAATIETLIQSLAPTPAPSTDDSSDHA; translated from the coding sequence GTGACCGACACCTTCTCTCCGCGCACGCTCGGCGACCCGCTGCCCGACGACGCCCGCGCGAGCCGCATCATCGCCGCCGCCATCGAGACGTTCGGCGCGCGCGGCTACACCGATACCACGCTCGCCGACATCGCGCGGCGCGCGCACGTCTCGACGTCCACGCTGCAGCTGCACTTCTCGTCGAAGGACGAGCTGTTCCGCGAGACCGTCCGCTCGCTGATGCTCGCGAGCCTCACCGCGACCGACGACGAGTCGACGAACGTGCTCGCCGGCGCGACGGTGGCCGACGCGGTGCGCGCGGTCGCGCGCCGCTACTGGCGCTCGATGGAGCGTCCGGAGCTCGTCGCGATCCTGCGGCTCGTCGTGGCCGAGCTGCCGCGCTTTCCGGAGCTCGCCACGCTGCACGCGGTCGAGGCGCTCGAGCGGCAGGTGCACGCGCTCGAGCGGCTCATCGAGCGCGGCGTCGTACGCGGCGAGCTGCGCCCCGTCGACGTCCGCGCCGCGGCGCGGACGATCGTCGCCACGCTCGCCGCGCACGCGCTGTGGTTCGCCTACCCCGGCATCTACGCCGGTCTCACCGGCCCGGACCGCGACCGCGCGGCCGCGGCGACGATCGAGACGCTGATTCAGTCGCTCGCTCCGACTCCCGCTCCTTCCACCGACGACTCCTCCGACCATGCCTAA